The genomic region gccgattttgcaggttatcaaatattTTTCCCccccactgtatagggaatagggttctatagggctctggtcaacagtagtacactgtatagggaatagggttctatagggctctggtcaacagtagtacactgtatagggaatagggttctatagggctctggtcaacagtagtacactatatagggaatagtgttctataaggccctggtctaaagtagtgcactatatagggttctatagggctctggtcaacagtagtacactatatagggttctatagggccctggtctaaagtagtgcactatatagggttccatttaggagtGAGACGGTATCACATTTTAGTAAAAACACTGAAATGAATTGCCGTTAtgcatttgtttaaaaaaaaatccattgtAAGAAAACCTCGGATTGTCCTTTAGTGTCATCTGCCTCTTGTAACAACACTAGTCCATATTAGTGGAGCATCTTGATTGAGAAACTACCAGGACGGACCACTCTTTCTCCTAGCTCTATCCTAGTCCAGGGTCGTGTTCAGTAgagcacaccgtagcaaaatgttttgaaaCTGAAAACAAtgagcgtttcttattggacaaggcCAGATAGTCCTTCCATGTCAGTTTTCTTCTGGTGTTAAATGAACATGACCCACCCAGGTAGTGAAAGTCTGTCACCAGTCTGGCAGACCTCACTTGGTAATAGATCCTccagtccctccctcctcactGACGAGCTCTGGCATCCCTCAGCCAGACAGAATCACCATACAGCCGCGGGTCGCCATGACACTGTCGTCCGTTTGTAGAAGAAGTAATACAACACTGCAGCTGTGGAACAGAAGGACCGAGTTGGTTAAATGTCTCAACACATCACAAACCAACATGTTGTTGAGTCGGGTATTAGCATCATTAATTAAAGCAACCATTTTCCAGTTTTAATGCCTAAGACGCACCACAAAACTGACAAACATGTTTGTTAACTAAGTATGCTTGTGTAAAGAAACAACCACTTATCAAGCCTCAAAAAAGTACAGCTGAATAAACCTAAGTGGTCTCTTCAAACTTACCAACCCAGAAGACAGAGAACCTGTAGGCCGTTTGTCCAGCTCAAACTGTTGACCATCTCAGGTTCTAGAGGAAACACCAAACATGGTCAATGTTTAGAACTACATGTGTACACAACATGTATTATTTCTTATGAGAGTTAGAATCCTGTCACTCCtacgcccctctctctctttctctgtgtgtgtccgtacGTACCACTACCCAGCAGTGAAATGAGATGCTGAGGGTGAGGTAGATGGCAGACAGCACCAGCAAGCCTTTAAACCTCTCCAGTAGCAGAGCGACCAGGCCGACCTGGAACATGGGTGTGTTGAGCATCATCAGGAGAATGACGTTGAACAGCGAGGCTATGTCCTGGATGCTGGAACACAGGTGATAAATCACAGTTAGGCCTAAACAACATTACAGTAATTATAAACAAAGTAAGACCTGATTGTTATTGGGAAAGATTTTGGAACATTttcaaaaacaacaaaagaaaaaTAACTAGCTATTAGGTTCAAAAAC from Oncorhynchus masou masou isolate Uvic2021 chromosome 22, UVic_Omas_1.1, whole genome shotgun sequence harbors:
- the LOC135508905 gene encoding transmembrane protein 138-like; amino-acid sequence: MLQTNYSLVQLGLLTYDLCVNSSSELFRAAPVIQLVVFIIQDIASLFNVILLMMLNTPMFQVGLVALLLERFKGLLVLSAIYLTLSISFHCWVVNLRWSTV